The following is a genomic window from Penaeus chinensis breed Huanghai No. 1 chromosome 38, ASM1920278v2, whole genome shotgun sequence.
ggagatagagagacggagggagggagggagagagagtcggagggagggaggtagagagggagagagggaggaagggagagagagagagtcggagggagggaggtagagagggagagagagagattgattgaatGATTGAGATTTGCTAAGTtatagcttcgcccgggccttctatatgtGGCCCgccctgtgtcagctttttaaggctgtctcattttgttctctaacactcggtgcttaccgtggcggcgggattgccagcaggcgctcctgccgccatggtgtaagcataccgcataatagagacaggcaggcacgcagacagacagacagacagacagacagacagacagacagacagacagacagacagacaagacagacaggtaagcaggcaggcagacagacagacagacagacagacagacagacagacagacagacaggtaagcaggcagacagacagacagacagacagacagacaggcagacagacagacagacagacagacagaaagaaagacagacaggcaaaaattAGATGgcgacagacacgcacgcacgcacgcacgcacgcacccacacacacacacacacacacacacacaaatatagattatTGCcggcacctatacacacacataaacacattcacacttcATACACATGCCATACCAGGTACATAATTCGTCGGTAATTGTAAAACAAAGATGAAATTCTGTCACATGACAATGTACAACATCCACAGGAAAAGAAGTTGGTCACGTCTCTGAATGTGTAAGAAGCTTAATCTGCTGTGTCTACGCCTCGTGATGCCTTCGCTCATAGACCGATGACTCACCATTGAGTCACGCACTGTAGGGCATGCATCTTTGCGTGATGAGAACGCTGGATTACAGGCTAagtaagtttttttgtttatgataagGATAGGTTTAGTGGATAGGCTGAACGCTGAGAACAATAACTTATTTGTATACATTGTTTTTTTCgtaaacaggaaaaaatatgtaaaaaactaAAAATGCAATACCGTTACGAGAGTTTTGAAAGCTGTTTAATTTCTGGATTGTGACGCGGTACACACACTCCTCTCCAAACTTCCGCTTCGCATTCGCAATAAGGTCTGTCAACATCGTGGAGAATGATTTAAAAGCTTTCGTATTTTTTCTATTCAAGAAAATCATACGAATTTCCGTGGCaactaaaatgtataatatatatatatatatatatatatatatatatatatatgtgtgtgtgtgtgtgtgtgtgtgtgtgtgtgtgtgtgtgtgtgtgtgtgtgtgtgtgtgtgtgtttgtgtatatacatacatatataatgtgtatgtatatatacatatataatgtacacacacacacacacacacacacacacacacacacacacacacacacacacacacacacacacacacacacacacacacacacacatatatatatatatatatatatatatatatatatatatataacatatatgcaatatatacatatgcatatacatatacatatattccatatatacatatatatatatatatatatatatgtcattatggACACTTCTGTTTTgtgtcagtctatatatatatgttagtgtgatTGTACGTTAAAGTGAGACTGTAATTACGAATAAGTATATGGGTGGAGGTTGAAGTGTGAAAGTGAACTCGAGTGTAATGGAAGTGTCGGCAGGTGTTGTAATGCGAACAGCAAGATCAGGGCCTGGCAATATTCCGCACAAGTGAGAAGCAGCGTTGAAGTAAGACATAAATTTCCGTTGCAAAAATGGTAGGATCGGGTGGACTGGTAGCGCCAAAAGTGGGCTTCGGACGATGGCCAGTTGTGGTAGGACGGTGGTAGCGAGACTGAGAGCAGTGATGGCTGCAGAAACCAGACCACAGGTAGTAGAAGTAAGAATGGGAaataaaagtacagtaaaataggAAAGATAAGGTACGttgggaaaaacaaagaaaagaaaagaaagaaaaatagatatgagaACAGAATGTGGTAGAGTAAAGGAGTCCAAAGCCACGGATAACATTGAGTGAAATGAAGTCGTAAGTAAAAGGTAGGCACTTACAAAGAATAATCAGCATCGAAATTCATGGCAACTTTTTACCACTAAGAAAACTgatttaaagaaatataaaaagaaaacagaagaatcaAGTACAACATTACTGGATTTAAAATTCAGTTACTCTAGCTTAACTGACGCATCcctacattattttattttatcacgtCCAGCTATTATTTACGTCGATACAAAGAAACGCGAGGAGGCGGCATAACCATTGGTGTGTTTCGCacggagaggtgggggaggtggggggcgaCACTAAATTCCGGTTGacattgtttatttgtctctccctAGCAGTTCCGAAGACTCATGACGTCCCAACATAGCGAATCTCCTTCAGAAATGGATTAAACTTTTAAGAATGTCAAATAGTGTGGTGTCGTGTCACGAAGCGGAGAAATGGGTTTCCAAATATATAAAAGGCCAGTCAGACTTTTTTAATAACACAAAgcaaattataatacaaattaaatatatgaTCTTGAAGCGGGGTAACCAGTAagtacatcatttatatataaaaatcgaAAGCGAGGTGAAGGCTGTACCTGAACAGCCAGAGGTCAAGAGTCCATGCACAATATGAGTGTGTATCTAATAAAGGCCGTATGCTTCAAGAAACTGAGTATTGCAAATCAATTCCTAGCACAAATTTCTCATGCCAAAATCTCCGTCTGTAAGAAGCTTTTCCGCAGCTACAGGATCGTCAAGCTGAAAGTTGTTGTTTTGCGGAATTATTCCTTAGTTCAGGATTTTGTGCTTCAACGAATGCATCCCACAGGTTACTTAAGAATACGGCCGTAAGTGTACGTGAaagtgtgcctgagtgtgtggtCTGAAGAGGTCCTGCAGGAGCGATGGCAGCGTGATGGCAGCGTTGCCTGCTAGACCGCGTAGCCACAGCTGGTGCACTTCGGCCGCCGGAAACAGCAGCAATAGGCGACAATGCCGGGTAGGATGCCGATGGGCAGGAGCAGGAGGCAGGCCACCCATGTCCACTGAGAAGCGCTCTCTTTCATCTGTCCCTTctgcacggagagagagaaatacaaataattttCATAACTCATCCCTACTTAATGATTTTTCACTTAGAGCGAGTGATTACTAGGAAAATTCCGACGTTTTACTTTCTTgcaagaggtgaagggagaggaagaagaataagaagaagcagagggagagagagagagagagaggtgggcaggaggaggagagagacagacatacatacttatagatagacaacagacagacagggagagacagacagacagacagacagacagacagacagacagacagaaagggagaaagaaggagagagacatcaatGCATACGCTTGGTAGTTACCCTGCAGACAACGCAGGTCCCTGGGCGAAGCGTGGCGTTGTCGACGATGATCATCGTCTGCCCGGGCTGCGGCGGGATCAGCGGCTCCCGGCTGGTGTTGAAGAGCCCCTTCGCCGAGGAGGCCTTCGAAGCCCCACCTCCGCGCGACGAGTCATAGGGAGGCAGAGCACTGAAAGGCGCGTCCGTCGCTCCGTAGTGGAGAGGCGGGGCGCTCGCAGACATCGGCAGCCGACTCATGTCCTGGGCGGCGTAGggcggaggcggggaggggggcggccGCTGACTGCCGTCCAGGGGGACCATGCACGCAGTCAACGGTGTCCGGTCTGCACGATCCAAAATACGTTTACATTAACGACGTAATCTGattaaacgagaataaaaatacaggatgtgtgtgtgtgtgtgtgtgtgtgtgtttgtgtgtgtgtgtttgtgtgtgtgtgtgtgtgtgtgtgtgtgtgtgtgtgtgtgtgtgtgtgtgtgtgtgtgtgtgtgtgtgtgtgtgtgtgcgtgtgtgtgtgtttgtgtgtgtgtgtttgtgtgtgtgtgtgtgtgtgtgtgtgtgtgtgtgtgtgtgtgtgtgtgtgtgtgtgtgtgtgtgtgtgtgtgtgtgtgtgtgtatttacgtaaacaaagcacataacacacaacacaacacacataacacacaacacaacacacacaacacacacaacacacacacacacacacacacacacacacacacacacacacacacacacacacacacacacacacatacacatacacatacacatacacgcacacacacacacacacacacacacacacacacacgcacacacacacacacacacacacacacacacacacacacacacacacacacacaacaatactaTCTCCCCAAAGCCGCACCTTCCTTCCTACACTTATAGGCGGCGTTTCCAGGAGTTGAACCTAACAGCTTTGATATAAATCCAACAGAAGTGCaattgaaagaaatgaaagatggaattcCCAAATCCCAGAAGTCTTAGACCAACAGAGCAGGAAATTACTATAACTGTAACACCACTTAATATAAATTGGTTAAAATGAAGTACGTTTTAGAATGTACTAATTTATATTAACATTTCTCGTTGTATATATTGGTGGTTTCTCTACGAGTGCCAAAATGTACACACAACAGCAAAACTATATTTACACGAATAATGGAAGATTATGAAATGATAAAATCCAGAGGCAAAAATCGCAATGGAATAAGAATTTCATGGCCTTTAATGTCTTCTGCAGTGCTGCCCAAGTAATTGCTTAGACTGTTATTATCGAAACTCTTACGTCCTCtggtataatgatataaataaacccATGTGTAATACTCCCTTTATCAGTCATATTTCCGCCCATTCTCACCTATCACCACGCCTTGCAAACACTCGTCTCCCCATCCCACATTTTCTTTACCAGCATAACCGAGCGACGAGATGATCCGGCAGGTTTTAAAGCATTTTCATATTATCAATCTATTAAGCACCAATTACTTAATAGCATACAGTATTTCAGCATAATCGAAATCTTGTTGCGAGTCTTCATGCGACTTCCGACTTTACACGAACATTCGATTGTGATCCGTTGCCACAAGTTATGTCGTTGTCAGCGTCCAGTCTGTTATGTGAACTTGTCTCTTAAGCTTCATGTTGTAAGTATGTAAAGTTTCAGGTTATTGCCATAACTGCATGAACCGGGGATTGGCTTTGGCGAACCACAAAGTCTGCTTCAACGAAAGTAATTCGAATGAACGTTCCGCAGTTGCACGGACGACGTTATAaatgtaaatgatagtaatatcctGGACACTCATTCCACTGTATATGCATGCGAGTAATGTATTTTTCAGTACCATAATTCGTGTGCTAATCATTCACTAATATTCATGGCACAAGCCTTTATTCAATATTTATTAAATGAACACCTTTCAACTGTAATGTTTTGGCAGAACTGCCTTTAGGGTCAATGAGAGTGCATTTGACTAATACAGACCAGATGAATCGGTTTGTCACACGGAAAAAAACACGTGACAAAGCAATGGTGACACAGGGGTTTTAAATGTCACACAATAGGCTGCCCAGTGCTATCAACATCACGTCCATCCCCCGTCTGCCTGAATACGTACATTCGGGGGAGAGCGCAAGAAGCCACTTGGATGTGCACGAACAATGGAACGGCGCCGAGGCCCAGAACTCACTTTCCTGATTTTCCCCTCAGTATATTATAGTATAACGCATATTAAGCAAATGCGAAAGTGTGAGGAGAATGAGACAATTAGCTAAAGGTTTTTTACTGTTGTACCTGTCTCTTGTCCATACATTTATGGTGTGGGTAAGAGCAAAGTATGAAGACGGGTATTCACTCGTACGTATTACTGTTGCGCTTCGCCTAGACAGGATACGGCAAAACCGCGTTCGTCCGCTTTCACCACTATATTCTAAAACGTGAGGGGGCTATCGGGCCTCGTGATGGAAGCATTCAGTTCGTATCCTCAGCGAACGATTTTATTCTTCATGTAGTTTGTCAAAGAAAAGTGAATCTACCGAGACGGTGGCTTTCAAAGCTATTTACAAGTAGAGTATTGTAGTGGCCGATTTCCATCACTTGTATAAGTGGATTCGGTCGTCCACGGAAGGCTCGTTGCTTGCTCCACATCCACTGACAAAGGGATGCCCATCCTATCTGCGCCCCACCGGAGTCATGCGGGGAGCATGTCATGACTATCCCGTTGCGCGCCCAAGGCTACCGAGTGATAGCAATTATCGGTGTGAATTGAAAATCAAGCTCATTCAAAATTAGTCGGGTGCATTTCTCGAAGAATCTATGTACTGTCTGCTCATGTGCTAGGGACGAAATCTCCCAATAAATTCGATCCACTAGACCTGTGGTTTTTAACCTTTTTATAGTCACGGACCCTCTCGGAATATGATAAAAGCCATGGACCCTTAACCAGAAATATTCGCATAAACACAAGCTTTGTATGCAACATGCATAATGTCCTTTATTGATCAAGACTCGATTGCCTCTCAGATATACGAGATACACAAAGCATTTTTAAACTTGAAAGTAAGCTCATTTTATCTCAAAAGTAATTTTAATTTAATCTGATCCTCATGGACCCCCTGAAACCCCACCTTGGACCCCAGGTTCAGAGCTTCTACACTAGGCATCGCCCGACCTGTATTTTGACTCGCACCTCCGTGGCAaaacctccctttccttccgccGACTATACAGCGCGTAAAACACAAGCGAATGCCCACACAAGCGAATGCCCAAACAACCGAATACCCATATAAACGCCCCCACAAGCCGGGAACCAACCTGGAGAAGGGCGTGGCGGCCGCGTGGAGGATCCAGCCGcgaggaaggaaggctggaggAGAAGTGCGGTCCTCCGGCGCGGCGAGGACGGGGCGTGACGCGAGGCCGACGACGAGGATCACGGGCGCGAGTGCGGGCGGACGGCGGAGCGCGGCGTCTGCCCCTCGCCGCTGCGCccggagcagggagagggaggcggtggGGCGGGAGCGAAGTAATGCGTGCTTAGTAGGTATTTacaatgtgtatattatatatgtgtatatatatatatttatatatatatatatacacgtgtatatataaatatatataatatatatataattatatttacttatatatatacacatatatgtataatgtatatataaatttacttatatatatacatatacatatatatatacatacatacatataatatatatatacatatatatatatatataatgtatatatatatataatgtatatatatatatgtatatctaatatatatatgtatcatatacatatgtataatagatatatgtatgatacatatataatatatataaacacatatatcattatatatacatatatttatatataattacatatatattatataaaatatacatacatagttatatatatatacatatatacatatatatatatcatacatattatatatatatatatatagatatatattgtgtgtgtgtgtgtgtgtgtgtatatatatatatatatatatatatatatatatatatataatgtatatatatatcatatatatttatatttatatatatataatgtatatatatacatattatatatattatatatatattttatatatacatttatatatatatatatacatatatacacacacacacacacacacatatatatatatatatatatatatatatatatatacatatatatatatatatatatatatatatatatatatataatgtatgtataaatatatttatatatatacattgtgtgtgtatatatatatatatatatatatatatatatatatatatatacacatacatatatatacattatatatatatacatatatatatatacattatatatatatatatatttatatatacattatatatatatatatataaagacgagaTTTGagattcatttatcatttatttatttattgttttgtgtgtgtgtgtatgtgtgtgtgtgtgtgtgtgtgtgtgtgtgtgtgtgtgtgtgtgtgtgtgtgtgtgtgtgtgtgtgtgtgtgtgtgtgtgtgtgtgtgtgtgtgtgtgcgtgtgtgtgtgtatatgtgtgtgcgtgtgtgtgtgtatatatatgtgtgtgcgtgtgtgtgtatatatacgtgtgtgtgtgtgtgtatatatatgtgtgtgtgtgtgtgtgtatatatgtgtgtgtgcgtgtgtgtgtgtgtgtgtgtgtgtgtgtgtgtgtgtgtgtgtgtgtgtgtgtgtgtgtgtgtgtgtgtgtgtgtgtgtgtgtgtgtgtgtgtgtgtgtgtgtgtgtgtgtgtgtgtgtgtgtgtgtgtgtgtgtgtgtgtgtgtgtctgtgtgtctgtgtgtacatatatatacaattacatatatacatatatatacacaacatgtgtgtgtgtgtgtgtgtgtgtgtgtgtatgtgtgtgtatgtgtgtgtatgtgtgtgtatgtgtgtgtgtgtgtgtgtgtgtgtgtgtgtgtgtgtgtgtgtgtgtgtgtgtgtgtgtgtgtgtgtgtgtgtgcgtgtgcgtgtgcgtgtgcgtgtgcgtgtgcgtgtgcgtgtgtgtgtgtgtgtgtgtgtgtgtgtgtgtgtacatatatatacaattacatatatacatatatatacacaaaatgtgtgtgtgtgt
Proteins encoded in this region:
- the LOC125046100 gene encoding uncharacterized protein LOC125046100, translated to MVPLDGSQRPPPSPPPPYAAQDMSRLPMSASAPPLHYGATDAPFSALPPYDSSRGGGASKASSAKGLFNTSREPLIPPQPGQTMIIVDNATLRPGTCVVCRKGQMKESASQWTWVACLLLLPIGILPGIVAYCCCFRRPKCTSCGYAV